In a genomic window of Gossypium arboreum isolate Shixiya-1 chromosome 7, ASM2569848v2, whole genome shotgun sequence:
- the LOC108465939 gene encoding tyrosine-protein phosphatase DSP1-like: protein MGEDTKTSVKESQEEGRQEMWRSIEIVGSVEKWASTVVVGDELNFIPPLNFAMVDNGVFRSGFPHSANFSFLQTLNLRSIIYLCPEPYPEANTEFLKSNEIRLFQFGIEGYKEPFVNIPEDTIREALNVVLDVRNHPVLIHCNRGKHRTGCVVGCLRKLQRWCLSSVFDEYQRFAAAKARVSDQRFMELFDVSSVPISFSCSNK, encoded by the exons ATGGGAGAAGACACTAAAACCAGTGTAAAGGAAAGCCAAGAAGAAGGGAGGCAAGAGATGTGGAGAAGCATAGAAATTGTTGGGAGTGTGGAGAAGTGGGCGTCGACGGTGGTGGTTGGTGACGAACTTAACTTCATTCCACCATTGAACTTTGCTATGGTTGACAATGGCGTCTTCAGGTCGGGTTTCCCTCACTCTGCCAATTTCTCTTTTCTCCAAACACTTAACCTCCGCTCCATCAT ATATCTGTGTCCTGAGCCGTATCCAGAAGCCAACACCGAGTTTTTAAAATCCAATGAAATCAGGCTTTTTCAGTTTGGAATTGAAGGTTATAAG GAGCCATTTGTAAATATCCCAGAGGATACAATTCGTGAAGCTCTGAATGTGGTCCTTG ATGTAAGGAATCACCCAGTTCTGATCCATTGCAATCGAGGGAAG CATCGAACTGGGTGTGTGGTTGGATGCTTGAGGAAATTGCAAAGATGGTGTTTGTCATCTGTTTTCGATGAATACCAGAGGTTTGCGGCTGCAAAAGCTAGGGTTTCAGATCAGAGGTTTATGGAATTGTTTGATGTTTCTAGCGTGCCCATCTCGTTTTCTTGCTCCAACAAGTAA